From Erigeron canadensis isolate Cc75 chromosome 8, C_canadensis_v1, whole genome shotgun sequence, one genomic window encodes:
- the LOC122578904 gene encoding putative oxidoreductase C1F5.03c: MLILSQFLVPSKPISVLTIRASMEFNDPQKTDPNKKKVLVCGGGVIGVCTAYFLSKKGAAVTLIEQSSIACAASGKAGGFLALDWCDGGPVSALARASFDLHHSLAEELNGGEGYGYRPVDTLSLSVSESDTPTRGRKSTLLSWIDGPAKSPKTIGTKETTAQVHPQLFTKRLIEKAVAEYGVEVVIGKVKSVETSDGRVTAVVDGGGVIDGDAVVLALGPWTSKFTMLAEIIHVHGLKAHSIVLEPKEMDAISAHALFLSYYPAQGGPPMDPEIYPRPTGEVYVCGMSSQEEVPDDPEQIEPDPDSIKVLKRVAGTVSSHLGEEARVKAEQACFLPCTDDSIPVIGEIPGMKGCYVATGHSCWGILNGPATGAAMAELVMDGCSTIVDLSKFSPARFVRGRGRRNA; the protein is encoded by the exons ATGTTGATTCTGTCACAATTTCTCGTACCTTCGAAGCCCATTTCTGTTCTAACTATTCGAGCTTCTATGGAATTCAACGACCCCCAAAAAACCGACCCAAATAAGAAAAAAGTGCTCGTTTGCGGGGGCGGAGTGATCGGAGTTTGCACCGCTTACTTTCTATCCAAGAAAGGCGCTGCAGTTACTCTAATTGAGCAATCATCAATTGCCTGTGCAGCGTCAGGAAAAGCTGGCGGGTTTTTAGCACTTGATTGGTGCGACGGTGGACCTGTATCCGCCCTCGCACGTGCCAGCTTTGATCTCCACCATTCACTTGCTGAAGAACTGAACGGTGGAGAAGGGTATGGATACCGCCCAGTAGATACACTTAGTCTATCCGTGTCGGAGTCTGACACCCCGACACGTGGACGGAAGTCAACGCTTCTGTCTTGGATAGATGGCCCAGCTAAAAGCCCAAAAACTATAGGGACGAAAGAAACTACGGCCCAAGTTCACCCGCAGTTGTTTACTAAAAGGTTGATAGAAAAAGCTGTGGCGGAATATGGGGTGGAGGTTGTTATTGGGAAAGTGAAGAGTGTTGAGACTAGTGATGGAAGAGTGACGGCGGTGGTGGACGGTGGTGGTGTGATTGACGGTGATGCGGTGGTGTTGGCACTTGGGCCGTGGACTAGTAAGTTTACTATGTTAGCGGAGATTATTCATGTTCATGGGCTTAAGGCCCATAGTATAGTTTTGGAGCCCAAAGAAATGGATGCTATTTCGGCCCATGCATTGTTTCTTAGTTATTATCCGGCTCAAGGTGGACCTCCTATGGATCCTGAAATTTATCCTCGTCCCACAG GGGAGGTGTACGTATGCGGAATGTCTTCCCAGGAAGAGGTTCCTGATGATCCAGAACAGATTGAACCCGACCCAGATTCTATCAAAGTTCTAAAACGGGTGGCAGGTACAGTGTCTAGTCATTTAGGGGAAGAAGCTAGAGTGAAAGCAGAGCAAGCATGTTTCTTGCCTTGTACAGATGACAGCATTCCCGTGATAGGTGAGATTCCAGGCATGAAGGGGTGTTATGTGGCGACAGGACACAGCTGCTGGGGAATTCTGAACGGGCCAGCCACCGGAGCTGCCATGGCTGAGCTGGTCATGGATGGTTGCTCCACCATTGTAGATCTTAGTAAGTTTAGTCCTGCTCGATTTGTTCGAGGGAGAGGAAGAAGAAATGCATAA